The nucleotide sequence GATCGAGATAGTCTTGTGCCTGAACGCGATCGCCCCGAAAAATGCCATCTAACGCAAGATAGGTAAAGAATAAGGGCCATTCACACTCGACATGTTCAAACTGCTTCAGTTCAAACGGCTCATAGTGCAATCGTGTGGTGTCTTCGATCACGGTTTGATGTCCGTCGCGCAAGAAGCGCTTACAGCCATAGCGACCTTGCAGCAGATCGATGATCTTATCGCGGGTGCGATCGACTAGTTCGATATCCTCAACTGCAAACGCAGGAAACCCGATCGCGCTGAGCAATGCAGCATCGACTTCTTTAGAGCTTGATTCGCGTGGCAGCAATGATTCTAGCGTTGTCCGACAGCGAGCAATCTCATCCGGCAGCACATGAATCACTGAACTCTGTCCGCCCTGTGTTCCAAACAGATTCAGCCCATTCATCGCTTCGAGTGCCGCTTTTGCCATGCCGACAGAGCTGCCGTTCAGTTCGGGATTGCCGTGATTGATCTTGTTACCGCGCTCCCAAATTCCATAGTCAGGCGTGCGATAAGTCCGACCAATGTAGTACACCAGGTTTTGCACAAAGTTCACTTCATCACAGGTGTAAACAATGGACAATCCCGAAGTGGTCATCTGCGCCAACATCAATAGAAATACTGAAGTTGCATCTAGCTGCAAATGTCCCCATTCATCGTCACCGACTACCGTTGATCCGGTTGCAGTGTCATATTTTGCATGGAGGGCATCTAACGGATTCTGATTATGTTTGAACTTCTCAACCTTTTGCGCTTGCTGCATCATCGAAAACAACAATCCGCGCATCAACTTGACGACGCTATGTTCTAGCTCATAGGTGCGTCCACGATCGTCATCAAGTTTTCGATAAGCTAATGCCAACCCCCAAACTGCCAGAATGCTATACACATTGTCCCGCACCCAAGCATCGGTGTAGTCTCCGTGAGCGTTCACGGCGGTACTGGCGGGAAGCAGTCCAGAAATTGGGTTCTGACGACTCAAGATAATCGATCGCACTTCTTCGTAATAGCGATCGAGCCGATTCGCGAGGTCAATTGCTGGAGTTGCCATAGGATCAGGGTAGGGAGTTAGGGGTTTACAAGCGCATCAGCGCTTGAATCAAAGATCTTAACCGAAGTTGCTATGATTCGCTCATCGAAAGAATGGGACAAAATGAACAACGCTGATCAACGCAATCAAATTGCCCCTCAGGCAACCGTTAAAGCTTAGATTCAGCGTAATCGGGAATTACAGGAACAATTCAACAGGGTTATCAATGACACACGATCGCCCCGCACCGAGTTTCTCAAGCGGCAGCGAAACGAAGATCAGGAATAGCCGATCGTTGATCCCGGTAGTCTCATCACCGATCGATATCGCACTTCAGTTTCTGCAACAGAGATCGATTTGCGTTGTGTTGTCCATTCACTACGATCAAACAGTTTTTCTCTCAATTCGTTCACATTCACATTGCAGATTGCATGATCAGAAATGACTTGCCGACCATTCACCCAAACATAACTTACAACATTTACAGGGCGACCGAGAATCAGTAAGCCGATCGGATCAGTTCGCGGTAACAAGGACAACGATTTCAGGTCGTACATTACCAAATCTGCTTTCTTGCCAACCGTCAAAGATCCAAATTGATCTGCGCGATCCAAGCCTGTTGCACCGCCTAGGGATGCCATTTCCACAGATTGTCGAGGAGTAATCCAGTGATGATAATCAAAGTCTGTGACTGAATGCAAAATTGACCCAATTTTAATCGCTTCGAGTAAATCTTGAGAATCATTACTTGCAGCACCATCACACCCAAATGTAACATTCACTCCTGCTTGACGGTACTTCAGAATTGGAGCGATCCCACTTCCTAAGCGTAAGTTGCTCAATGGATTGTGAACTACGGTCGATCTCGTTTCTGCCATGATCTCAATATCTTGGTCATCGAGCCAAACACAATGTGCTAGGGAAGTTTTCTCACTCAAAAATCCAATCTCTTTAAGATGTTGAACAGCACTACACCCATACTTTTCTTCAGCCAGCATCTTTTGGGCTTTGGTTTCGAGTAGATGAGCATGGCGACTCAGGTTGTATCG is from Cyanobacteria bacterium FACHB-DQ100 and encodes:
- a CDS encoding amidohydrolase, giving the protein MSFTIQNVLIAEGEGYKTVDVQIQDDRIVAIAPNLAVIGTAIDGTNQLLLPGFVNAHTHSSEMWQRGLIPPVPLELWIAELYETTPLDPEQAYLSAVGTAIETLMTGGTSVVDHLVLIPGKEIETIAAVDRGYREVGIRAFIAPLIQDEALSAGIPTGGDEVRHSNFEQPTQAVLELLQAAIYQFHRPDQGIEVVAAPTGIQLCSDALFEGCIELSDRYNLSRHAHLLETKAQKMLAEEKYGCSAVQHLKEIGFLSEKTSLAHCVWLDDQDIEIMAETRSTVVHNPLSNLRLGSGIAPILKYRQAGVNVTFGCDGAASNDSQDLLEAIKIGSILHSVTDFDYHHWITPRQSVEMASLGGATGLDRADQFGSLTVGKKADLVMYDLKSLSLLPRTDPIGLLILGRPVNVVSYVWVNGRQVISDHAICNVNVNELREKLFDRSEWTTQRKSISVAETEVRYRSVMRLPGSTIGYS